The segment AGTCTTACGACCTTTGACTCAAATCTCTCTAAAATCTTAGCTGCTTTGGCTCTAATTGGACCCTCAGTTGTGGACACGTATAGTATATGACAGGAATATAGCACAGTCAATAAGCAAGGAGTCAAAACGTAACCTCTCATAGGCCTACCTTTGATCCTCTCCACTAGATACTCTTGGTTAGGGGTGATGTCCAGGTACTGCACAATAGCAGGCATGGTGGGGATAACTGAGGCCTTCAAAACAGCAGCCTGTTTTAGACTGGCTATACTGGCTTCTGTTGAATAGGGCGACAGACTGGGTAAGTATAATTGGGTCGGCGTAAACTACATTTCACATTTTGCCCCATTGCATACAGACAGTAAATACCTCCAATCTGGAGCTCAGAGCAGCCCATTCTCCTAAGCTGGCCATTTACTGAGTCCATCTCCTTCACAAGTGGCACTAGAATGGTGTCATTTATCCACTGAAAGAAAGAAAAACTACACACGTATCAACCACTTTTTCCAACTACATTTCAGATTTTTACCAGGCTTCAATGTTACTTCTAAGCTTGTTATATCGTCTTACATTTCTGAGCTTGGCCGTCCAGCTGTCTATGCTGTCCACCACGAGACGACTGGTTGTGATTCTGGCCCAAACCTGCAGATCAAAAAGAACAGCTACAGGAGAATGTGTATTCATGATTGGAAAACCAATTCCCCTTTGGTATAATAAAGAATAGTTATTTTATTGATGAATTGATTGATCCATCGAACCTCCTCTGCAGCCTGTTTGGAGCCCAGGTCCGTCTCGTCCTTGCTGGCTGAGGGGGCCTGGGAGCGGCAGGCCGGCTGGTACTGGAACTTCCTCAGGCTCTGGGCATAATCTCCCACCGAGCGGCTATAGTTCCAGAACGTCGGGCTGTGGGAGGGCGACACCGACTCTGGGCTCCCTGAGAAACAGTCAAAGGATGCATACAGGATATTACAATAATGCTCTTCACAGTTGAGACACAAAAGCTCAGTTGGAGATCATTATTATTtgttatcctttatttaaccaagaaaGTCACATTGAGATTGACAGCTCTTCAAGTGAGCCAtggtcagcccccccccccccccccccccccccccagaagacTTTCACTAGTAGTAATGCATAGGGAAAATGGTAATAAGGCCAGGCCTAAGCTACATCGTCACACTCATACCTAACTGACTGCGGTGGCTCTTCTCCTCCTCGGTGCGGAGGAACCTGTCCAGGGTCTTCAGGGACTCCATGTAGTCCTCCTTGCCCCCGGGGGAGTTGAACACGGAGGGAGAGGTGCGGTAGCGTGCCCTCAGGCTGGTGCCATCCACTGGGCCAATGCTGCTGGGGTAGGATGAGGGGGGGCTGAAGTTCAACTGAAATCAACAGAAAGCTGTTACAAATGGGAAAGCATGATCTCCCTGGCTTCATGCCAGTAGATTTCAGACATGACAAGGAAAACCAAAAAGTGATAGCCACAACACAGGAAACTTGAAAGGATAAATGGTAGCTAGATACTGCCTTGGTTACAGTAGATTCATTGACAGACACCCAACACAAATGCATCAGATTGATAGCTAGATAATGGAGAGCATTTTGAGTCTGACAGACCTTTCCAAAGACCAGGGAGGGGATGAAGTGTCCCACGCTGCCCGGGGTGGACGGACTGCTCAAAAGGGGGCTGTATCCGGGAACACAGCTGGGGGAGAACTTGGGGCTGGTGCTGGCCGGCCTGGAGGGACTGAAGCTGAGCACACTCTGACCCTGGAGGGGTGACGACTGAGCCGGGGCTTGAGCCTCCTGCTTTTCTTGCTTCAGCGGGGGTGACGCCTGGATACCTGAGTAGAGATGAAGACCAACATAGTATTCATTGATTTGGGCAGTTTAAAAAGACAAATGTACAAGAGGGATAGACATTTGGGGTTCATAGATAATACATCAAAACATGTACAACACCATCACCTTAAAACCACTTTGCAGCCAATGACTCACCTGAGTTTCTGAGGCCAAGAAGACAGTGCTGTTCAGGGGTAACAGTGATGGTAGAGGGGGCCATGGTGTATTTGAAGTACTTCCAGAAGTCAAACAGGGCGTTGAGGCTGAAGACTGAGGCGAAGGCCAGCTCTGTGGgaaaggaaaaggaaggagataATATGAATTTGACAGGTTACGGCTCATCTGTAACCAGTTTGCATCAGTGCCACACCTGGGCATTCCATTCCAAAACAATGTTTAACTTCTCTCCACAGAAACCAGAGCACTCACCTATGTACCAGATAGGCCAGTAAGAGATGCTGAAGTACAGGCTCAGCAGTTTACCTGACCTGAGAGGACAATGTACATACTACTGTGAGAGGCATTGGCACCACTTGCTTCTAGTTAGGCATCTGCAACTGACTACTAATCATGCGAGTCAGTCGTTGACAAGGAAACACAACCTACATCTCTGTGTAGATCATGCCAGCTAGCGACACATTGAGGACTGCCCAGGCGAGGACCACTTGGCGTGCCtgctcctccctcctcatcctcatcgTCCTGTCGATGAGAGTAGACATGCCCTCCTGTTTCATCGGAGTCATGTCCACATGACGTTATCACACTGTCGGCTGCTTAATTCAGACAGAACGGTTAGCTAGTTTCTAAATAAACCAGTGTGTCTGACACTCAACATTCCGACCCTACCTTTACACTTTCTTGCACTGAGCGGCAATGGGGTCGGCACGCAATCACGGTTAGTTTCATTAAGACACCGTGGCGCCGGCACAAGGTATGGGTCGGAAAACTTACCTCAACGCAGGAATAGGATATGCCACTGTTCACCAAATTTGACCTTTATCCACACTGCTCCATTGAGAAGATTGAAATACTATTTTCGTCCTCAGGCTAGTTAGCAGTAGCCATTATGGAATGGCACATGTTGAACAACACAAGGAGCTAATTGACTGAAAATGGCTTCTATCGATAGATACTGCTAGCTGGCATGAAGCCAGGAAAATAGCAGTGGTTCAATCTTCTCAATGTATCATTGCGGATAATAGTAACATTTGGAGTAGTGTCACTGGCATATCCCATCCCTTCATCGAGGTACGTTTTCGGAACAATATCTCACGCCGGCTCCAAGGTGTCTTAAATGTAACCATTAATGCTTTCCGACCccagtgcagctcagtgtaaacaagCATAACGGTAGGGTCAGTATCTTCTGGCAAtcagttggctggctggctagcataGCATGCGAACGTCAACAGTTAGTTAGCTAATATAAACACTGAATCACTGGTAAAGTATGACTTTTGTTTTACCAACTCTTTTAACTTGCTTTTACTTAGTCATTCATACCACCAATAAGTGTAATTGAATAGAGTAAATACTAAATGTAAGTACATTTCATACATACCCCGTTAGCTCCAACGGCGCTGCACAAATTTTGTATTTCAACCGGAAGTGTAATGTCCTAGAGCAGTCTAACTACTTCCGTTCTGTACACCCGCCCCTTTTCAAAACATGCTGCTGAGATGTGGATTGGGTAATAAATACCTTGTTACAGATGAGATGTGGAATGTCATTTGTTGTTACATTATCACAATCAATAAGGAATTCAGACGTCTTACATGATTCATATATTTGTACATACATACAAAAAGTGGCCGACACATCACAATACCTCTTCAACATTCAACCAGCAGCAGAGCCAGCATCTAGCTAGCCGTCAGCATCCAGAGAGACTCAAACTCAGTATCTATTCCATAAAGAGATGACCACTGTTAAAAAAAATACCTATTGTGTGTTAAAGGCCATGGCTTTTGAGTTAAAACATAACTTTTTCTAGGATAATTATAGCCTGGCTACCCAGCCACATCACTCCGGCCAAATGGCACACCAACTACCGTTTCTTCTCTATGAGTCTGAATTTGTTTTCCTCCCCGACTCTTTAAGACCGCAAACacattctgattggtcccagtAACCGATGAGTTGGGCCAAAGCCAGCCCACATGAATCACGTCATTTTGATGTCGGCACAAACGACTTCTAGTTTCATACTGATGCATGGAGCGATGATAGAGCAGCGGAATACAATTCAGGATGAGCCGTTAGGCAAGGAAAATGTACCTGAAGAAATATAACATGAAGCCTAAGCACATACAGTACCTCTACATCAAAATCTGGATTATCCTGGTTTGATTGTGCCCAATGTTAAACTGATATTTGAAAATAAACCTTAACCTGACACAACAAATGAGATTTTGGCAAAACAAACTAACAGttaaaaataagtaaataaattaGCATATCTAGTAATGGCACAGTGAAGTCACAGTCAATCGTGTGGGGACAGCGGTTTCTCAGAATCATATCCCTCTAACCCACAGTCCTCTCTGCTATCTGgatctatcagtctctctacttcctctccttcctcttcatcatcatcctcttcatcatcatcctcttcctcctcttcctgggCCCCTCGGTCAGTTTTGGGGCCTTTGCAGATCTTGAGGTGTCTGGTGAGGTGGTATTTGGTGAGGAAGCCCTTCTCACACTTCTCACAGACGTAGTCCCGGCGGCCCTCGTGGGAGTTCATGTGCTTCTTCAGGTGGTTAGTTCTCAAGAAATGTTTGTCACACTTGGGGCAGTGGATCTGACGCTCTCTGTGCGTTAGGAATGATgatgggagaggggtggagaaaagAGTGCAGAGGGATAGAAGGGGAAATGGTGATAAAAACAGAGGAAAAGAAACTGATGGAAATCCAGACACGTTATAAATTGTGTTTACCAATATGTCTTTTGTCCAGGAGTTTTCCCTGGCCATGTGACCCGAGCAGAAACTTTGGACCCTGGTTACAGGCTATTGACTAGAACCAATACTTTTCCCGTACTACTCGTGTCAATAGCTTGGTTAAGTTTAAACTTACTGTGTATGTGTGAACATGTGCTGCTTGAGGTCCTGCTTCCTGATGAACATCCTGTCACACAGGTCACACTTGAAGTTCTTGGCCCCCGTGTGAATCACCATATGAGACGCCATGTGGGCCTTCTGAGTGAACGACTTCTCACACACATTACACCTGTAGTTCTTCTGACCTGTGGGAGCACCTGAGGTTAGACTGAGTAAAACCAATACGAGAAGCATATGTAGACCATATAATCAATCaccttatacagtaccagtcaagtttggacacacctactcattcaagggtttttcttattttttttttactattttctacattgtagaataatagtgatgacatcgaaactatgaaataacacatatggaatcgtgtagtaacccaaaaaagtgttctacaaatcgaaatatattttatatttgagattcttcaaatatctaaaaacaaacatttattagaaaatgtgcatttttaaaacatttcattcataaaaaaatattaaTTTGCTGACATTCTCAagactctttgccttgatgacagctttgcacactcttggcattctctcaaccagattcatgaggtagtcacctggaattgcatttcaattaacaggtgtggcttgttaaaagttaatttgtgaaatttctttccttcttcatgcgtttgagccaatcagttgtgttgtgacaaggtacgggtggtatacagaagatagccttatttggtaaaaaaccaagtccatattatggcaagaacagctcaaataagtaagagaagagaaacgacagtccctcattactttaagacacgaaggtcagtcaatgaggaAAATTTcaaaacgtttcttcaagtgcagtcgcaaaaaccatcaagcgctatgttgaaactggctttcatgaggaccgccacaggaatggaagacccagttacctctcctgcagaggataagttcattagagttaccagcctcagattggagcccaaataaatgcttcacagagttcaagtaacagacacatctcaacaactgttcagaggagactgagtgaatcaggctttcatggtcgaattgctgcaaagtaaccactactaaaggacaccaataagaacaagagacgtgcttgggccaagaaacacgagcaatggacattagactggtcaaaatctgtcctttggtctgatgagcccaaatttgagatttttggttccaaccgccgtgtctttgtgagacgcagagtaggtgaacggatgatctctgcatgtgtggttcccaccgtgaagcatgaaggaggaggtgctttgctggtgacactgtgatttatttagaattcaaggcacacttaaccagcatgactaccacaacattctgtagtgatacgccatcccatctggtttgcgcctaGTCGGACTATCACTAtcgtttttcaaaaggacaattacccaacacacctccaggctgtgtaagggctatttaaccaaggaCAGTGAACgagagctgcatcagatgacctggcctctacaatcacccgacctcaacccaattgagatggtttgggatgagttggaccgcagagtgaaggaaaagcagccaacaagtgctcagcatatgtgggaactccttcaagactgttggaaaagcattccggatgaagctggtcgagagaatgccaagagtgcgcaaagctgtcatcaagacaaagggtggctactttgaagaataaaaaatacattttgatttgtttaacacttctttggttactacatgattccatgtgtgttatttcatagttttgatgtcttcactattattctacaatgtagaaaatagttcaaataaagaaaaacccttgaatgagtaggtgtccaaatttttgactggtactgtatacaataGAACCATCATGTGTTTTAAAACGACTTCAATAATATCTTAACTAATCTAAAAACACCcctaacactgacacagaaaatGCTAAGCTGCTATGTTGCAAGGTCCCATgtcaatgtgtatgtgtgtatgtgtgcacgtgTGAGTGTAGGCCACGCCACCCATCCCCTACCTATAGGCCACGCCACCCATCCCCTACCTGTAGGCCACGCCACCCATCCCCTACCTGTAGGCCACGCCACCCATCCCCTACCTGTAGGCCACGCCACCCATCCCCTACCTGTAGGCCACGCCACCCATCCCCTACCTGTAGGCCACGCCACCCATCCCCTACCTGTAGGCCACGCCACCCATCCCCTACCTATAGGCCACGCCACCCATCCCCTACCTATAGGCCACGCCACCCATCCCCTACCTGTAGGCCACGCCACCCATCCCCTACCTGTAGGCCACGCCACCCATCCCCTACCTGTAGGCCACGCCACCCATCCCCTACCTATAGGCCACGCCACCCATCCCCTACCTGTAGGCCACGCCACCCATCCCCTACCTGTAGGCCACGCCACCCATCCCCTACCTATAGGCCACGCCACCCATCCCCTACCTGTAGGCCACGCCACCCATCCCCTACCTGTAGGCCACGCTACCCATCCCCTACCTGTAGGCCACGCTACCCATCCCCTACCTGTAGGCCACGCCACCCATCCCCTACCTGTAGGCCACGCCACCCATCCCCTACCTGTAGGCCACGCCACCCATCCCCTACCTGTAGGCCACGCCACCCATCCCCTACCTGTAGGCCACGCCACCCATCCCCTACCTGTAGGCCACGCCACCCATCCCCTACCTGTAGGCCACGCCACCCATCCCCTACCTGTAGGCCACGCCACCCATCCCCTACCTGTAGGCCACGCCACCCATCCCCTACCTGTAGGCCACGCCACCCATCCCCTACCTGTAGGCCACGCCACCCATCCCCTACCTGTAGGCCACGCCACCCATCCCCTACCTGTAGGCCACGCCACCCATCCCCTACCTGTAGGCCACGCCACCCATCCCCTACCTGTAGACCACGCCACCCATCCCTACCTGTAGGCCACGCCACCCATCCCCTACCTATAGGCCACGCCACCCTACCTGTGTGTATCTTGAGGTGCATCCTCAGGTTGCTCGGATCACTGAAGGCCTTGCTGCAGTATTCACACTTGTGCGGCTTCATCCCCACGTGTCCCATGAAGTGCACGTTGAGCTTAGTGGACGTGGTGAACGCCCGCGAGCACATACTGCACTTGTACTTCCTCTCAAGCGAGTGTCTGTGCGTGTTGGAGCCAGAGTTGTTAGTGTTATTAGAGAGGCTGCTGTTGTGGGAGTGGCAGGCccagggggatgaggaggagatggaggtaccacTGGGCAGCTTGCCCTCCTGGTGGTGGTCCTGGTGGTGGTCCTGGCTGGGGCTGTGGGAATGGCCGTGGTTGTTGTGGCTGCTCAGGTGGGACTTGAGCTCGGCGAAGGAATGGCACTCTTTGCCGCACTGGCACACCTGGCCCTCTGGGACCTGAGGGACCCCCATCTGCCTGCAGTAGTCCCTGGTGTAGTAGAAGAGCAGCTCCTGGTCTGGGAGGATCTCAGTGGACGTGCAGAAGAACAGCTTCCCATTGTCGGGGTAGGCCACCAGGTTCTGCTCCTCTCTGGTCCTGCTCACAGAGACACCACAGATCTGAGTGGAAGCCATTTTGGATCAAATGATAATAACATTGAGCCGAACGCATGAGATTGCTTCACTAAGTGATAGTTACCTTGCCTTGCGGACAAACATCATCCAGTTGCATTCATTCTCATCTGTGGTCACGATACAGAACTCCAGCACGTTGTTGTGGAACATCTGAAACAACACCGCCATCTACTGGTCAGAATGGTGCCTCCCTTCATCCACATAACTGACATAGCATTTCATTGACTCACATGCAATTCATTAGTAAGGCATATAGTAAGCTATATGGTCATCTGAAATCTAAATGAGGAGATGTGGACAGTGTAAGCCACTGACCTTCCATATCTGAGGGGTGTCTTTGTCTGGCCAGTCTTGCAGGTCTACGTTGCTACAGTGCTGACCCACCATGGGCCCAAAGCAGGTCCTAGGAGGTATGATGTCCCGGGCAAACACTccttagagacacacacatatagagaTATTAATGACGGGCAAACAAGCTATAAGTTGTTTTTGAGTGGACAGATCTCATAGatgggcaattccacagtaacggAATAGAGTAACGCTGAGACTCAGTTGTTTCACTTAAAATGTATGGCAaacacagtagagtacattacagcacagtagagctcagagtacagcacagtagagctcagagtacagcacagtagagtacattacagcacagtagagctcggagtacagtagagtacattacagcacagtagagctccgagtacagcacagtagagctcagagtacagtagagtacattacagcacagtagagctaggagtacagtagagtacattacagcacagtagagctcagagtacagcacagtagagctcagagtacagcacagtagagtacattacagcacagtagagctcagagtacagtacagcacagtagagctcggagtacagtagagtacagcacagtagagctcagagtacagcacagtagagctcagagtacagtagagtacattacagcacagtagagctcagagtacagcacagtagagctcagagtacagcacagtagagtacattacagcacagcagagctcagagtacagcacagtagagctcagagtacagtacaatagagctcagagtacagtacagtagagctcagagtacagcacagtagagctcagagt is part of the Salvelinus fontinalis isolate EN_2023a chromosome 39, ASM2944872v1, whole genome shotgun sequence genome and harbors:
- the LOC129838717 gene encoding transmembrane protein 209-like isoform X2, with the translated sequence MTPMKQEGMSTLIDRTMRMRREEQARQVVLAWAVLNVSLAGMIYTEMSGKLLSLYFSISYWPIWYIELAFASVFSLNALFDFWKYFKYTMAPSTITVTPEQHCLLGLRNSGIQASPPLKQEKQEAQAPAQSSPLQGQSVLSFSPSRPASTSPKFSPSCVPGYSPLLSSPSTPGSVGHFIPSLVFGKLNFSPPSSYPSSIGPVDGTSLRARYRTSPSVFNSPGGKEDYMESLKTLDRFLRTEEEKSHRSQLGSPESVSPSHSPTFWNYSRSVGDYAQSLRKFQYQPACRSQAPSASKDETDLGSKQAAEEVWARITTSRLVVDSIDSWTAKLRNWINDTILVPLVKEMDSVNGQLRRMGCSELQIGEASIASLKQAAVLKASVIPTMPAIVQYLDITPNQEYLVERIKELAHSGCMSSFRWNRGGDLKARKWDTDLPSDCAILIHVLCTYLDSRLPPHPKYPDGKTFTSQHFTQTPDKPDVTNENLFCVHQSSTNPPYYQLIYQGHVYSLPKGRNNLFHTVLMFLFIIKTKESGMLGRVNLGLSGVNILWIFGD
- the LOC129838717 gene encoding transmembrane protein 209-like isoform X1; translation: MTPMKQEGMSTLIDRTMRMRREEQARQVVLAWAVLNVSLAGMIYTEMSGKLLSLYFSISYWPIWYIELAFASVFSLNALFDFWKYFKYTMAPSTITVTPEQHCLLGLRNSGIQASPPLKQEKQEAQAPAQSSPLQGQSVLSFSPSRPASTSPKFSPSCVPGYSPLLSSPSTPGSVGHFIPSLVFGKLNFSPPSSYPSSIGPVDGTSLRARYRTSPSVFNSPGGKEDYMESLKTLDRFLRTEEEKSHRSQLGSPESVSPSHSPTFWNYSRSVGDYAQSLRKFQYQPACRSQAPSASKDETDLGSKQAAEEVWARITTSRLVVDSIDSWTAKLRNWINDTILVPLVKEMDSVNGQLRRMGCSELQIGEASIASLKQAAVLKASVIPTMPAIVQYLDITPNQEYLVERIKELAHSGCMSSFRWNRGGDLKARKWDTDLPSDCAILIHVLCTYLDSRLPPHPKYPDGKTFTSQHFTQTPDKPVDVTNENLFCVHQSSTNPPYYQLIYQGHVYSLPKGRNNLFHTVLMFLFIIKTKESGMLGRVNLGLSGVNILWIFGD
- the LOC129838717 gene encoding transmembrane protein 209-like isoform X3, with the translated sequence MSTLIDRTMRMRREEQARQVVLAWAVLNVSLAGMIYTEMSGKLLSLYFSISYWPIWYIELAFASVFSLNALFDFWKYFKYTMAPSTITVTPEQHCLLGLRNSGIQASPPLKQEKQEAQAPAQSSPLQGQSVLSFSPSRPASTSPKFSPSCVPGYSPLLSSPSTPGSVGHFIPSLVFGKLNFSPPSSYPSSIGPVDGTSLRARYRTSPSVFNSPGGKEDYMESLKTLDRFLRTEEEKSHRSQLGSPESVSPSHSPTFWNYSRSVGDYAQSLRKFQYQPACRSQAPSASKDETDLGSKQAAEEVWARITTSRLVVDSIDSWTAKLRNWINDTILVPLVKEMDSVNGQLRRMGCSELQIGEASIASLKQAAVLKASVIPTMPAIVQYLDITPNQEYLVERIKELAHSGCMSSFRWNRGGDLKARKWDTDLPSDCAILIHVLCTYLDSRLPPHPKYPDGKTFTSQHFTQTPDKPVDVTNENLFCVHQSSTNPPYYQLIYQGHVYSLPKGRNNLFHTVLMFLFIIKTKESGMLGRVNLGLSGVNILWIFGD
- the LOC129838717 gene encoding transmembrane protein 209-like isoform X4; this translates as MKLTVIACRPHCRSVQESVKEGMSTLIDRTMRMRREEQARQVVLAWAVLNVSLAGMIYTEMSGKLLSLYFSISYWPIWYIELAFASVFSLNALFDFWKYFKYTMAPSTITVTPEQHCLLGLRNSGIQASPPLKQEKQEAQAPAQSSPLQGQSVLSFSPSRPASTSPKFSPSCVPGYSPLLSSPSTPGSVGHFIPSLVFGKLNFSPPSSYPSSIGPVDGTSLRARYRTSPSVFNSPGGKEDYMESLKTLDRFLRTEEEKSHRSQLGSPESVSPSHSPTFWNYSRSVGDYAQSLRKFQYQPACRSQAPSASKDETDLGSKQAAEEVWARITTSRLVVDSIDSWTAKLRNWINDTILVPLVKEMDSVNGQLRRMGCSELQIGEASIASLKQAAVLKASVIPTMPAIVQYLDITPNQEYLVERIKELAHSGCMSSFRWNRGGDLKARKWDTDLPSDCAILIHVLCTYLDSRLPPHPKYPDGKTFTSQHFTQTPDKPDVTNENLFCVHQSSTNPPYYQLIYQGHVYSLPKGRNNLFHTVLMFLFIIKTKESGMLGRVNLGLSGVNILWIFGD
- the LOC129838715 gene encoding PR domain zinc finger protein 4-like; translated protein: MNDMNLSPVGMDQLSVPAVSASHLGLPTSPTHNSITTQGMSVAIPSLGPSLGSLPSALSLMLPMGPLGDRGVMCGLPERNYSLPPPPYPHLESSYFRHILPGILSYLADRPPPQYIHPSSLNMDGTLSVSSQNPSGLDPYSGPGGPLEQGLVSLDSRQVSGQGDLHQGGGHEVQLDSTGLNMETRVSSPMSPDRMGEDLANMEGVVGAENQQQLGGRGQNHEGLGRVESSGGVMPLHGPGLELPVGMEPEHLGGRVGNSGGGGLGESLHSSGELNSGVVSVVLTQSQLEPVSLHGHSGMGLEPVNVSPITAEVSMGPENSLLLVNSTLQLEDSTSNKENMVTAFTIWCTLCERSYPSDCPEHGPVTFIPDTPIQSRARLSLPRPLCLRISVADEPLGVFARDIIPPRTCFGPMVGQHCSNVDLQDWPDKDTPQIWKMFHNNVLEFCIVTTDENECNWMMFVRKARTREEQNLVAYPDNGKLFFCTSTEILPDQELLFYYTRDYCRQMGVPQVPEGQVCQCGKECHSFAELKSHLSSHNNHGHSHSPSQDHHQDHHQEGKLPSGTSISSSSPWACHSHNSSLSNNTNNSGSNTHRHSLERKYKCSMCSRAFTTSTKLNVHFMGHVGMKPHKCEYCSKAFSDPSNLRMHLKIHTGQKNYRCNVCEKSFTQKAHMASHMVIHTGAKNFKCDLCDRMFIRKQDLKQHMFTHTQERQIHCPKCDKHFLRTNHLKKHMNSHEGRRDYVCEKCEKGFLTKYHLTRHLKICKGPKTDRGAQEEEEEDDDEEDDDEEEGEEVERLIDPDSREDCGLEGYDSEKPLSPHD